TTGAGCAAGACGCATCACTAGGAACCCATTGCCAGCAAAACATTTGTCTTCCTATGGTACGGCGCTTGGGGGAGTTCCTCTCCTGTGCTGCACATTGCATTTCTCATGATTTTTAGAAGTTGAAATATGTTCAACTTCTCAGCGCAAGGCTCACAAAActtgcagttgtcaatatgaccagatttattgtgattttcatctttttttagtaccttttctgtgccgagttggcggccatgttgttgttggtgaCGTGTTCAGTAAGgcgatgtagttcactgagtggtttaacacaaaactattttactttaattatgacaaactgcgactttcttgtcttggaaaattatcttttaaattgacatcaCACGTGTAGTTCATGGCGCAATTCAAGAGGGATCAAATAATTATTtgtctccattcactaccatacatagTTTCCCATCAGGTCCActggaaggggcgtgacttcagcACTCTATGATGGCTGGATGTACAGGCAGCCCGGCTCCACAGGCGCACCAGGCTGCTTTGTCTAAAACAGAACTTTCCAAGGTGTTTTTAAAGCGACTACGACTGTAGCAACAAGTATTTGTCTGATCCGGACCTTAGAGTTAAAAATACTATGCACTGACGACATAACACTATCAATTAAATCTGGGTTTTAATAACTTGATGACTGTGATGTCAAACATCCATATTTGCTAAGTTTTAAGGTAGTTCTGAACTTCAGTTTCCCAGTTATACTTAGGATGCCACTTACAAGTCGGAAAATGGTAATAACAGGAACTCAATTGCCATTGAAATTTAAGATTGGCagactgcccctttaataaaaCCCTTTAAAAAGGCACTTAATTAGTAACCCAACACCTACTGTACTTACTCTGATTCAATAACACACAGTTGAGACtgctaaatatttaatttctagAGTAAATCAAATTAACTTCAGTAATGGAAGAATTAATTGAATACCAATCACTTGTGGTCAATGAGCACTCTCATTCTCACTGTATGTGGTCTATGGTGCAGCGTATTTGTGAGCAACACTGCCACCTTGTGGTGTTGTCTCATACTGGTGGTTTTCTAAATATGGGTCATGGGATGTTTGGGAGAAAAATAGTCCCATTCAATCTGGGACAGTGTGTGAACACACAGGACTGATGggattaaaaggaaaaaatccTCAACAATGATTGGCTAAGAGGAATTCTTGATATATGAAGGATGTTTTGACCCAATTAAATTTGAGTGTGTTAATTAATACTGTGCTTCCAGAGCCAAAAGTGTTATTTACCCTGTGGACGCCACCTAATCCGCCATCAGTGTCCTCAGGGTAAAATGTCTAAATTTAGTGCTCAAATTAGAAACGTGACACGTCCCAGAAagcttgtgttttgttctttgcaACAAGCTGTCAAATCCTCTCTTTCAATCACTTCACCCACTTCTTATTTCCAAGGGTCATTTGTGACTTGAGCAAATCCCGGCATTCATAGGGCATTTCATGAAACAATAACTAGTGATGCCCGAGCAACATCGTGAACACTTTCTTGATTGACTGTTGAAATTatatgaaatgatgaaatgtatATCACAATATCTTGGAGCTCATGCTGATGTCATCCAGTAACTTTTATCCAACCAACACTTTAAaagccaaagatattcagtttattatagTGTAAGAAGAACAGCAAATTCTCACAAAACATTTGGAgtattttgcttgaaaaacgacttaaacgattaatcaattattaaaatagtcTAATCGTTGCAGCCCTAATGCCGATTTAATCTTATTGCTCTGCAAATAAAGCTGAATATGCTTAAGAAATAGTCTTGATGCCTCACCTTTGAACCATGCTCCTGGTTTGAACAAGGCCTTCTTCAGAGCACTGTAGAGATGAAAGTTGAGTCGCTTGTACTCTGTGATATCATCCCGTACTCGGGGCAGCAACACCAAGTTGTAAAACCGCTGAGCCATTCGCTCCTTCAGATTGGACGAGAAGATTCTATGACAAAAGTACGGAAGAAAATACGTCATTGTACCATGTTGGAATACGTGAAGTACATATAAAAACTCTCTTTGTACCACCTGGGGACTTACCTTGTTGCCTGGTACATGGCAGCTGCAGTCCAGCTCTCAGGCTCAGTCAGATAGAGAACCTGCTCCCAGTTTGCAAGTGCTGGGATTATTTTAAAAGCCTTTGGCAATTTACCACTGCGATATCTTGACAGAACCTGAAGCaaagaacagaaacaacaaccaTCATTCAACGGCTCTCAGAGGTCTTCAGATTCTTCACATTTACAGTCAGGCACTAAACAGACACCTGCGTCAGATTAGAAGAACAGTTCTTTAATGAGACCTGCTGATTTGTGCAAAACACTTATTATATTAGGTACACAAACACTACTTATACCAGCACATTTTGTGTCATGCAGAGAcctaactttatttttaaaaatacagttagCCCCTTgaaatttttaaattttttttgtcttaaccCTTTACTCCACTGAAGCAGCTGTGGTTCAGTGGAGTAGAGGGCACCTCGGTAGTGATGAACATTAagggaaaacaatgttttttatggTCCATGCCCAGATCAAGGCCATCACTCACAAATCATTTGACTAAATTTACTACTTTAATTAGCTGCTATATTTGTAAGTGATATAACTTTGTAGagatctgttttcactttgacatttaagAGTCTTTTTTCTGTGCACAATCACAGTAATGGGACcaaatcatagaaaaaaaacatggtaaAAAGGTCTCAATAAAGTTGTTGGCCCTCATTTCCGAAATTATTCCCTTATTTGGTGTTCAGATGATGTTGATGGAGGCCACTGTATCTCTTACAGGTGATCAACTTGTGTCTGATCAGGAGTGCGATGGCCATTAAATGAGTCACATAACTTTCACAGTTTAACCATCGAGTAACTACTTGTTCCCTGTATTAAAGCCTCTgctattctttatttttcttcactcatttattgatgttttcccttttaaatgacccatgtgtatatactgtaggttGGGATCCTGTGCACTCAGttaaagaaaacagatgttacTCACCTTATTGACACCTTTGTACACTTCCACTACCCTTGGGTCGAGCTGGGGCATTGGACACCCCGACACCTCTGACATCACTGTTCCTACCTCAGTCTGCTTCTCCGTAATCTTCTCCATGATAATATCAGCGAGGGTCCGTCTACGAAGAACACAAAGTAATAACACAGCTAAGCATTTAAAGTAGAATTACAACTCATGGTGCGTGTCATTTAGGTTCAATGTCTACAGCTAGTTGTAAAATAGAGTGATCATTATGTTGTATCTTGCCTCACTGGAGGGTTTTTATTCATGAACATTTCCATGGCCTTCTCATCGTCAGCGTCGACGACGACTTCAGTGTCACACATAGCATCGCCGTCACCAGCACCTGCTGCTCCCAGCGCAGGCCACTCCTCATCTGAGTCTGCGTCCTGAGTGCCAGACCCTGAAATGTGAttacaagtttttaaaaaaaaggtcaaatagGTTGTCACACTCAAACTGTACCATTAAACATATTCCCTTAGTAGTCAAGTGATGTTCCTTTATTGAGACAATCAACTGAAGGAGCTTCAAAGTAAAGCAGCAACGATTAGCCGATTAATAAATTACTCAATCCAAAAAAAATGGATCCCCAACTATTCTCagaatcgattaatcgttttggccatttttcaagcaaaactaAATGGCAATTAAAGGTggactatgtagttttggggaagacattttaatcagaagagcaaactgaccttaaaaggacaacacaatttcatactgttttactttgtttatatgtggcggaccctgccacctttctagcttcacacagtgttctggggtttattcagttgtggaaaaaataaacattgttttaatttcttcgccagaactacatagtgcccctttaaattctAAATAAATGTGCTAATATGGACACTTGTAGTCGAGGCTGGTGCCATCAGCTCTGccacaccagactccattcaaatATTTGTAAATTTAAATAGAACATAATTTatagatgtaaaaaaaattaccGAGAACAGTGACgggtgttttcttcttctctggtgcCAGCCCATGCTCGGCCTGAAGCTCCTCTTGTTGAATCCGGGCCTGTTGTAAGATCTTCCGCGACAGTCGCTCGTCCACGTACGTGTCCTCGTCTTCTGGCCGGCTGTCTCTGGTCTTCACCCGGCCTCGGGCTCGCACCGTGTCCGCCTGCATGATCTGGTCAGCCAGCGCCACCGCTCCTCcgctcttctctcctcctccgcccTTGGACTTTTTAACTTTCGGCATCACTGTAGTTTGAAAGAAATTGTCGCTACAgtactgttgttttctgttggcATGCGCGACCTAAAGTCTCAAATTAACAAGAACTGTAAACAGTTGCTTGTTCAACACGTGCAGGCGTCCATACCAGGAGGAAGTGACGCACCACAGCTACGTCTTTAACCTAGCAAGTAAAGTTAGCATTAAACTGCTTTATTGTCGACAACATTAAAAGAATATCAGCATCGTACGTTGAAAAAAATATCTCTtggttgtttgtatttttaaataataaataaataaatgtaaatactcagATTTAACTTTACCGGAAGTGCCATATTTTACCCGGAAGTACTCCACCgaaaggcagaaaaacagtTGGAGACGAAACATCAATGGGGGTCACTTGGTGAGATAACTACTTTACGATTTTAActattaataacattttaactATCTTTGGAGCACTGTTTACTTAATTTATAAATGGCTTTATCTTCAGCATCTCGCCTCATATGTTTTAATCACGTCTCAGCGCTCAGGCTCATTCACACGATGCTCTGTCTGTAGTTCCGATAACGTTTAATTCCCATCCCAAAGAAAAAGCAGATGTTACCTGGCTGCTCAGTTCCTCCCTACAGAGCACGCTGCTGTATGTGTGATGTGGTGCCTTGTTTGTCCTGTAGTGTGTGCCAGGTGCCTGTGGCTGAGGGGAAGAGTGTGCAGCAGACAGTGGACATGCTGCACAAGAAGCTGGAGCAGCTGGGTGCAGTGAAGCAGGGCAGCTTCTGTGTAGACTGTGAGACATACCATGCAACAGGGAATGTCAGCGGTAACCACTAGATCTCTTCTATGACTCTCATTTCACCCAGTCTTTCTTATAGATTGCATTAAAGTGATGTGATTTtctgaatttagattttttgcaatattattttaggGCCATATATCGGCCATCAATAGTGAGAGCATTTAAAGACAGTAAATCTTTACAATACTGACGTATGGCTCTTTTTTATTATACTCATGAGGGATAGGGGATACCAGAGCCCGACCGATCATTGGCCTATCGCAGATTTATCGCTATCCGCGTGTATGTTGTCCCATATTAAAACTTTTGTTCTTACGTAATGAGTATGAACATAATGCTGAAAAGGATGCTTTAGATGATTTATAATTGTAAAATTTCCAggaaagtttattttttcagtgcactgatgtaaCTTTGGGCAATAAaggtttattgttaaactgttaaatatcctgcctctgttacatccGTCACACAGTGTTTTTATAGCCATATTTGAGGCATCGctgcaaaaaatatgtatatggGCTGATATATTGGTATGTGAATTTCTTACTCCCTAATATTGGTATTGTGTATTGGTCGGGTTCTGCTGGCTAATTTAAACTGTAACAGTTCatcatattttaacatgttgttgtatttttacatgGAAAGCCTTATCCTGTAGTAACTACAGTGTTACAATGTACAAATTGCATTGTGTTaaatgtccagtgtgtagaatttagtggcatctagacTAGTGGTGGCATATTGCAACCAATTGAATACCCTTCGTCTTACCCTCCCCCACTGTGGCTGCGAAAAACAAGAAAGGTCctctctagagtcagtgtttgggttgtctgttctgggctactgtagaaacatggcataGAAGAGgatctgctccctctgtagatataatgGTTCcttctaaggtaacaaaaacacaactattcttagtttcaggtgactatacacaaatgaaaacataaaaaaaataaatattatatttcattccTACCCCAAAATCccactaaatcctacaaactggaccattaaagtaaaagtaagaataCATAGTTCCAATACTACAAAACTGTACACAAGTACTTGAGTGAATAAACTCCTTTACTCGACACCTCTGACAGTCATTCTTCCCTTCTGTCACAGGTCAGCCGTCCAAACTCCTATATGTGATGCACAACTCTGAAACTCCCCtgagctgcctggctctgtTTGAAGGCGGACCCTGCCTGATAGCCGACGCTAACTTTGACGTTCTCATGGTGAAGCTAAAAAGTCACTTCCAAAATGCCAAGGGGCACAAGGTGGAGTGTCGTGGTGCCAGATACCGCTACTGTGACTTCTTGATAAAAGTCGGTACTGTGACAATGAGCTCCAGCGCCAGAGGGATATCAGTAGAGGTATGTCATCAAATGAATATTATTGCAAGTAGAAACATTACATTGTCACACTGTGACAACATTAACTCTAGGTGTGCTTCCTCAGGTGGAGTACTGTCCCTGTGTGGTTCCAGGCGACTGCTGGAATCTCACGAAGGAGTTCATGCAGTCCTTTCTCGGCTCCAGCGTCCCTGAACTGCCGTCTGTGTTTGCTGCCAAGCCCGAAGGACTCTTCGCACCAGCAGACTCTGTTGACACCATGACTCAGTACCTGGAGTTGTTCAACAAACTTCGTAAACTTCAAGTCCCAGGAAGTAACGTGCGATGAGGTGTTGGTGGTAATGGAGagatctattttttttatatgtttgtatTGATATTGCTTTAATTCTGGTCCTGTGGATCTGCATGGTATCCAGGCAGTTTTGAAAGCCtggattttttatttccatttctggTGCTTCAGTATTGCATTACACGTTCTTGTTTGATAAAGCATCTTGTAATAAAAAGACGTAAAAGAGGACATTTGCCAGAgtctctgtgtttcttcttttattatCATACAAGCATACTTCTGATGTCCTCTTGGTGAGGTTGTAACCTTCTGTAGAGATGTGTAGATCTATATAATGAACACATAATTATTATTAGATTTCCTGCAATGGATGGTGGCTTATGTTTAATTAGTTAATAAAATTTtgaacaggaaaaaccttaaTGATGTACATACGGACAAGGAAGTCTCTGTGCATCAGTGCAGAGACCTGAAGATCTAAGTTCACTGATGGTTTACATTCAGGAGACATTTTCTCAACGACAGaggttttttacattttccttgTAAAAGCAGGCAAACCACAGGTATTAttgacaacattaaaaaaatcatgacaAGGCTAAAGGGAATTTGGCTATGAGTAATAGTATTTACACTGGTGCTTCTTACTGTGACTTGTCAAAATGTCCTCCATGAAGAATGAGTGAGTCTGATCAggcaaaatgaatgaaaacattaatgtagtgaatattaaaattcagagtttgaattttcTCACCAAAACTACACCACTCAAAATCAGTTAGGAATATTGGGATATTTTGTGTTTCACTcgattgtttattctgtgacatatctgaatttttattttgtgttttgtgactatttttggtccccaaaactaatgcaacacatttcatttgactgcTATTGCATATCCACGCCCACGCATATATGCACCCCCTAACTAATTTCCAGTAGTGTCCACAGTGCCCCTGTAAGtaacttgttactttgcagattcagattattttggTGTTCATAGATTTTTACTTGTGATGTGTAACCAGAGTACAGAGAAACAGAGTAGTGACTACAGACAGAAGAAGGATGGCtcatttttatataaatttATCAGCAaggggattttatttttttaaaaacccactaataataataacacagataaatgttaaaatgagtttaaattgtgtgtgtgttttttctaaaGCTTTATACTGGAACACTACTTGACATCAGTCGTATCCTTTATTAAATCAGGATTATTTGCAGTGATTGAGGCTCGTCTTGAAGTCCCCTCCACATCCAGCTGATACTGTGTTGTAAAGCCACTCATCCCCACATGCATGTTATGAGGTTAGCACAGACCAGCTGACACATGGTGAACGCGGGGCTTTCGGGGACACTGGGGTCAGATGCTCGGGGGCAGCCGTCCTCTTTTTAGCCCGGCGGTTCGCGGTCTAGCCTCGGTTATTGTTCCATGTGGCCTCGGTGGGTGGACGGACGGACGGTCCATCCTGCTGCCTGTTGTTCAGCCAGTCCGCCAATGAGAGCCCGGCTGCCGCTCAGTCCCAGTCCAATGAGAGCAGCAGGGTCTGGGCTCGGATCGAGAGTTGGGTTGTTCAATCTGTGAGGAGGACAACAACCAGCTCTGAGTGCAccggatggatggatgttggCGATGGTAACGTTACCCAGCTTTTCCATTATCAGATGTAACAAATGTAGTGACGACCACAGATGAGGCCCGGCGTTAATGCGCGCTCCATTAACCGGCTTTCTGTGCTGAAAGTCACCGGGGAGTTTTCTCCCGGTTCGCGGCGCAGTTTGCTAGCGAGCTAAGCCGCACAGTGTTCATAGTTGGTGCGCGCTAGCGACCAACAACAACCGTGAGGTTAACTTCGATTGTGCTCAGCAAACGCGTTAGCCgtgaagctaacgttagccactgTAGCAAGCTAATAACATCAAATGTTAGCTACTTGGTGCCAAGCGAGTCAGACGTGTTTCACAAAGTGCATTATTGGGTGAGACGGCACACGGCCAGGCGACGCTAATCCCgagcagagctgctggagcTAGCGGTTAGCGGCGGCGGCTAACTTACTGCTCGCGGAGCTGCCTCAGACCAACAAAGTTGTTGGATGTTCCTGGAGAGTGGCTCTCTGACTGTTCTTTGTTCTGGCTGAACATGGTGATGGTGGGGTAGCTTAGCATGGCGTTCAGAGCCAGCCAGCCAGGCTGCCCCACACCACAGGCTTCAATACGCGGACACACACATTTAGGATATTGTAAGATTTGTGAATATCAGCGCCACAATAGTAGACACAGCGTCAAAAGCACAACATAACGTAACAGCATTTGGGTACGCAACTATGCAGAAACCAGTTGCACAGACTTGCAAGTTAGCGATGTCTTTTCacgaaaatgttttaaaagtagaGGATgattcacacagacagagaggaaaataaaaagcaagaTTAATGGTGTAGCATAGCGCTGGTACTGGTGAGCTAGACAATTACATGGATTAACAGATCATTTAAATGGACAGACAGCCAGTCTCCTTCATGTCAGCATTTCTGCCTGTAAGTTTGGACATTAAAGAGCTTTAGATATCTTCTCTATTGAAATGAACACCTTTATATTGCATATTGACAATGTCAGACTGTGTCATTACCATACCATTACTACATTTTCACCACAGCAGCTATAACCTATTTTGCTTTAACTCTAATTGTTGCCAATAGTCTGTATTATATGTCTTTTATAATGTCATGCCAGGTTTATTTGTACAGGCCAGTATTATGTACAATATCTCAAACGAGTGTTACAGGCCCACAATATTAATGTTGTTACCCCACCCAGCCCAGGCTCTCTCTGAAATAGAGGAAAAGCCTACAAGCCAGGTTGTTTATGTTAACAGACGCTATTTGTAAACTTGAGCTGGCTACTGTTGCTTTCTGTTAgtggagtggagagaggcactcgagaacggGCTTAAAGTCACATCTGACCCGAGTCCTCCACAAGGAAATCCACATAACATCACAAACTGAATGTCTCTGTAAAGAGATTAATATAATACATCGACTTCTTCGATGgccaataaaaatgattaatgcATGTAAATTGCTTCAAATTGCTGCATAGACCTTTAAGCACATAGGAGAAGACGGGTATTTTTTGGACACTGTCTTGCATTCATCAAGTGCATTTAGGACATAGTGTACGTGCTGTTTTGCATATCTGGACTCATGCAAAATCACAGTTAACTGTGAAACCCCGTCATGTTTAGAAGGTTTGCAGGCACGTTCAGTTTTCAGCGTCTGGTATTGCTTTTAATAAATTGTTCAGATTAGTAAATATTTGTGAATAGTAGATTGTACAAAACAATTGCATATTTATGCGAATGTAAATGATGTTATATTAGCCaatcaaagtgtgtgttttcaagaatttcttaaaaacaagtatttttgtGTTGACCAGTCTTCTCAGCAAAggccttatttatattgtttgtaAATTGTTATTGATGTTACTAGTTTCGGTGATTTGTTACATTATTTAATTGAAAATCTGTCTGTTGTAGAGACAGATTTTTGTGTAATTAACCAGAGTAAATGCAGCTATGCATTATTTACTTGATTTCGTCTGTGTCTCTCAGAATGTTCCTGTTGGTGCTGGTGGTGACAGTGGACATGGGTGATCAAGCTGAACAGTGCTGTTGAGTTCTCTGCAGATGTTGTGATGTATTGTTCGAAACTACTTTTACAGTAAGTAAACCTTCTAATCTTCTGTCACTTTACATATGAGTATGTGTATGCTCGTTAATTCGATGATTAATAGTGGACGCTATAATAAGTCTCCTCTGGATAATATGGTCAGATCTTAATCTCACTTTGTTTGTTTCCCTGTATGTCTTACCTCAGAATGAGTTGCAGCTTGGTTACAGGACGTGTGTCCTATCACTGAGGCCACATGTGTATCAGGAGAGATGGATCGTTGTAAGCACGTCGGACGCCTTCGTCTGGGCCACGACCATTCCATCCTCAATCCTCAAAAATGGCGCTGTGTCGACTGCAGCACCACCGATTCAGTGTGGGCCTGCCTCAAGTGCTCCCATGTGGCCTGTGGACGTTTCATGGAGGAGCACTCACTCAAACACTTTCAGGAGTCACACCACCCACTGGCTATGGAGGTGCGTGAGCTGGACGTCTTCTGTTTCGCCTGTGGAGACTATGTACTCAATGATAATGCGGAGGGAGACCTCAAACTCCTCAGAGGGGCGCTCTCTACTGTGCGCAGCCCAGGCCGACGCTCGCTACGCTCCTCGACTTGGGGGGAAGGTGGGCCACAGCCCGCCATGCAGCTGGCCCTGCGTCACAGGAGGAAAGCACTCCTCGGGAAGATGTTTCAGACGTGGATCAGCAAACATCAGGAGCTGCAGAATCAGCGTAAAGAGAAACTTGAGGAAGctagaagacaaaaaaaagacgTGAAAAGGAGACTCATGGAAGAGCTTGGCAATGTCCCACCCAGAAAGAGTGCTAGGCTTCTTACTCAGGCGCCACGTTCAACCATCACACTCATTCCTCGCAAATTTCGCGACCCTCCAGAACGCCTACCTCCTCCTCCCAAGAAGCCTTCCCTCCTAACCCTGTCCCGAAAGGCTCCTCAGAATGGCAGATCTGCTAAACTGAGGAGATACTACTCCACGCACGCCGTAACCCGCCGGAGACTCGCTCCAGGTGTCACTGG
This Pagrus major chromosome 6, Pma_NU_1.0 DNA region includes the following protein-coding sequences:
- the bysl gene encoding bystin, which encodes MPKVKKSKGGGGEKSGGAVALADQIMQADTVRARGRVKTRDSRPEDEDTYVDERLSRKILQQARIQQEELQAEHGLAPEKKKTPVTVLGSGTQDADSDEEWPALGAAGAGDGDAMCDTEVVVDADDEKAMEMFMNKNPPVRRTLADIIMEKITEKQTEVGTVMSEVSGCPMPQLDPRVVEVYKGVNKVLSRYRSGKLPKAFKIIPALANWEQVLYLTEPESWTAAAMYQATRIFSSNLKERMAQRFYNLVLLPRVRDDITEYKRLNFHLYSALKKALFKPGAWFKGILIPLCESGTCTLREAIIIGSILTKCSIPVLHSSAAMLKLAEMEYNGANSIFLRLLLDKKYALPFRVLDALVAHFLSFRSEKRVLPVLWHQSLLTLAQRYKADLASEQKTSLLELLKIQTHPQISAEIRRELQNSESRDIEIGLPVTVEMD
- the med20 gene encoding mediator of RNA polymerase II transcription subunit 20, with amino-acid sequence MGVTCVCQVPVAEGKSVQQTVDMLHKKLEQLGAVKQGSFCVDCETYHATGNVSGQPSKLLYVMHNSETPLSCLALFEGGPCLIADANFDVLMVKLKSHFQNAKGHKVECRGARYRYCDFLIKVGTVTMSSSARGISVEVEYCPCVVPGDCWNLTKEFMQSFLGSSVPELPSVFAAKPEGLFAPADSVDTMTQYLELFNKLRKLQVPGSNVR